Genomic segment of Truepera radiovictrix DSM 17093:
TGACGTAGAGGTCGATGTGCTGTTGGCGCACCCTGTCGCTCAGCTCCTGGGCGTGCGCGGCGACGTACGGCTTCGTCTCCTCCGGGTGCGCGTAGGCGTAGCGCAGGCTCTCCTGGATCGCTTCGTCAAGTCTCGCTAGGCGCTCCTCGCCGAGGTCGCGCCGCGCCATGATGCCGCCCAAGGGCAGCGGTAACCCCGTCTGGGCCTCCCACCACGCCCCGAGGTCGAGGTGCGCGTGCAGGCCGTAGTCGGGGTAGGTAAAGCGCGACTCGTGGATGATAAGCCCCGCGTCGACCTCACCGGCGGCCACCGCCGGCATGATGCGGTCGTAGCGCAAGGCGACCTTGTCGACCTCGGGTTCGAAGAGGCTGAGCAGCAAGTTCGCCGTCGTGAGCCCGCCGGGGATCGCCACGCGGAGCCCTTTGAGGCTTCCCTGCGGCCGCTTGGTGACGACCAGCGGGCCGACCCCGTAGCCGAGCGCGCCGCCCGCGCGCAGCATGATGTAGCTCTCGGTCAGGTGAAAAAAGGCGTGGTAGCTGATCTTGGTGACCGCCAAAGCCCCCGTGCGGGCGCGCTGGTTGAGCGCCTCGACGTCCTCGAGGGTCACCTGCACGGCGAGCTCCGGCGCGACGCGCTCGTGCGCCAGCGCGTAGAAGATAAAGCAGTCGTTGGGGCAGGGGGAGAAGCCGAGGGTGAGCATCCCCTTAGTCTACGTTGTCGGTCTACCTCGCCCCTCGTCCACGCTGCCAAAAAGGGGGGGAGCCTTCGGGTTGGGCGGCGTACGCCCCGTGTCTCGGCACGCGTTGAAGCGCGCGCACATATTTGCTAAACTTTAGCGCTGTGCGCTCCTCGTGAGCCACAACACTTCTTGGAGGTGAAGTTCATAGCCAGAGAGTTGAAGGTCAACGAGCAGATTCGGGTGCGGCAGGTGCGGCTTATCGGCGCCGACGGGCAGCAGCAGGGCATCATGGAGACCCGCGACGCGCTGCGGCTCGCGCGCGAAGCCGAACTCGACCTCGCGCTCGTCGGTGAGGGCGCCCAGCCCCCAGTCGCCAAGCTGATGGACTACGGCAAGTACCGCTACGAGCTGCAGCAGCAGGAGAAAGAGGCGCGCCGCAAGTCCCGTCAGCAGGAGATGAAGGCCATCAAGTTCCGCGTCAAGATCGACGACCACGACTATGAGACCAAGGTCAACCACGTCAGGCGGTTTCTAAAAGGTGGGCACAAGGTCAAGCTGACTATCATGTTTCGTGGACGCGAGCGCACCCATCCCGAACTCGGCCAAGAGATCCTCAACCGCGTCGCCAGCGACGTCTCGGATATCGCGGTCGTGGAATCTGCTCCCAGCCTCGCCGGTATGGATATGAACATGGTGTTGGGGCCGATCAAGTCCCCAGCCAAGGAGTCACCTCAACGTTAACGCCGCAGAGCGGCCGAGAAAGGTTTGAGATGCCGAAGTTAAAGACCCATAAGGGCACCAAAGCCCGTGTCAAAGTCACTGGGCGAGGTAAGGTCAAGGCCATGAGGAGCGGCAAACGCCACCTCAACTACAAAAAGAGCGGCAAGCGCATCCGCCAGGGCCGCACCGACCTCGTGATCGCCGCACCGGACGCGAAGCGCATCAAAGCGCTCCTGCCTTACGAGTAAACGATGCCGAGAGCTAAAACGGGAACCGTCCGCCGTCAGAAGCACAAAAAGGTCCTAAAGCGCGCCAAGGGCTTTTGGGGGTTGCGTTCGCGCAGCTTCCGCATCGCGCAGCAGACCCTGCTGAACGCCGCCGACTACGAGTACCGCGACCGCCGTGACAAAAAGGGTGATTTTCGCCGCCTGTGGATCGCCCGGATCAACGCCGCCGCGCGCCAAGAGGGGCTCTCGTACTCGGTCTTCGTGAGCGGGCTGCGCAAAGCCGGCGTCGAGATCAACCGCAAGATCCTAGCGGACCTCGCCGTTCAGCACCCTGACGCTTTTAAACGCCTTGTGGAGATCGCCAAAGCGGCCTAGGACGCCGGGTGCCCACAAGGCAAAGCAACCGCGGCCCGCTTCGGCGGGCTTTTTTCGTGCGGTTGGGGCTCGTAGCGGTGCGCCCCCCGACGCGCGGCCCACGAGCCACAGGCCACGAACCCGTGTGGTCCATGCGAAGGCCGAAACAGAGGGGCGAGGCGGCCTACACCCCAGCCGTAGAGATGGGCTTTTGGTGAGAGCTGCGCGGTATAGTAAAGGGGTGACGAGGCAGCACGGTCGGCAGCGCGTGGGGGTGGGGTGATGAGCGCACTTAAGCGCCTGCTCGCGCGTTTTTTCACCGAGCTCGAGAAAGACTTTTCCACCTTCCGCACCCAGCTCGGCCGGTTTCGGGCAGCGCGACCCTTTGAGGTCGTGCCCTACCTAACGTTTGGCACCCCCACGCACCTCTTCGTGCGGGGGCGGGTCATCGAGGAGAAGGGGTTGCAGCTCGCGACCCCCGACGCCTCGCGCTGGCGCAACCTGAGCGACACCTACAAACGCTTCGTCAGCACCAAGGTACCCGACGCGCGCGTGCTCGTGAGCTACCCCGGGGGCGAGCGGGAGCTCGTGACCGACGCCAACGGCTACTTCACGGGGGAGCTTAAGCTCACCGAGGCGGCCCCTGCGGGTTGGTGCGAAGTGTCCTACACCCTGCTAAGCCCCCAGCGCCAACCGCGCGGGGACACCCCGCCGACGCCCCCGACCGCCAAGGGGTTTGTCCTCATCCCCGACGCGCGGGCGCGTTTCGGCGTCATCAGCGACATCGACGACACCGTGGTGCAGACCGACGTCGCGCGCTGGCTGCGGGTGCTCGGTACGGTGCTCTTCGGCAACGCCTACACGCGGCTGCCGTTTCGCGGCGTCTCGGCGTTTTATCGCGCGCTGCAGCGCGGCCGCGGTGCGGGGCGCAACCCGCTCTTTTACGTGTCGAGCAGCCCCTGGAACCTCTACGATCTGCTGCTCGAGTTTTTAGACCTCGAGCAGATCCCCTTGGGCCCTTTGATGTTGCGCGACTGGCGTGGCGGGGCCGGAGAGCTTTTCCCCGCCGGGCACGGCGACTTCAAGGGGGGCGAGATCCGCCGCATTTTAGACACCTATCCCGAGCTGCCCTTTATCCTCATCGGCGACTCCGGCGAGCAGGACCCCGAGATCTACGGCGAGATCGTCAGTGCTTACCCCGGCCGCATCCTGGCGGTGTATATCCGCAACGTCAGCGGCGAAGCGCGCCGCGGGGCGGTCGCGCAGCTCGCCGAGCGGGTGCGGGAGATGGGGAGCAAGCTGATCCTCGCCGACGACACCTTGGCGGCGGCGCAGCACGCGGCGCAGGAGGGGTGGATCGACCCGCAGACGCTCGCCGAGATTCGCGTGCGGAAAGAGCGCGACACCTCGCTGTTCGACAACGCCGGCGAGACGGTCGCGACGGTGATTGAGCGCAACGTGCGCGCTTAGGCCGCCGGCGCTCGGCTCGAGCCCTGGCCGCTCTGATGAGCCTGCCGGAGAGCGTTGCTAGAGAGGAACCGATGGCGCGCTGGCGCAGACTGATTCAGCAGACCGAGACCCAAGTCGACCGTCTCCGCGGACGGCTCGACGCCCGCGTCGGGGACAAACCGCTGTTGATCCAGAGCTATTTGGGTTACGGCACCCCCGAGCGTGCCTTTCTCTTGGGGCGCGTGTTGGAAGACAAGGGCATCACGCCTTCGGAGGCCGACGCGTCGCTCTGGGAGAACTTTAGGGGGACCCTCAAGCGCTTTCGCAGCAACGAGGTGCCGCACGCGCGTATCGGCGTCGCGGTCGGGGGCGCCCTCCAAGAGATCATCGCCGACGACGAGGGGCACCTGAGTACGTGGTTGCCGCTCCCCCCAGGGGTAGCGCAAGCGGGCGAGCTGCTGAGTTTGCAGCTGACGCTGCTCGAGCCGCAGCGCGAGGGGACGCCGCTCGAGGCGACCGCTTCGGTGCTCATCCCGGGCCCGGGGGCGCGTTTTGGGGTGATCAGCGACATCGACGACACCGTGCTCCAGACGGGCGCCACGAGTCTGCGCAGCTTGGCGCGGCAGGTGCTCTTCGGCAACGCCCACACGCGCCTGCCGTTCGAGGGGGTGGCCGCCTTTTACGAGGCGCTCGGCCGCGGTCGGGGTGCGGAGGAGAACCCGCTCTTTTACGTGTCGAGCAGCCCCTGGAACCTCTACGACGTGCTGGTGCAGTTTATGGAGCTCAACGACATCCCGCTGGGCCCCCTGTTGCTGCGCGACTGGGGGATCGGCGCGACCGAACTGCTGCCCTTGTCGCACGGCGCGCACAAGCGCCACGCCATCGAGCAGATCCTCACGACCTACCCCGAGCTGCCCTTTATCCTCATCGGCGACTCCGGTCAGGAGGACCCCGAGATCTACCACCAAGTGGTCCACGACTTTCCGGAGCGCATCCTGGCGCTCTACATCCGCGACGTGAGCGCGCGCGCGGGGCGCCGCGAGAGCGTCCTGGCGCTCGCGCGCGAGGTCGAGGCGGCGGGGAGCTTCCTGCTCCTTAGCGACGACACGCGAGCTGCCGCCGAGCACGCCGCCCTGCAGGGGTGGATCGCCGCCGAGGGGGTGGAGAGGGTCGCCGAGCGCCGCGCGGAGGACCTCGCGCAGCCGCGCTAGCGGCCCGCCCTACCTGGGCCGCTAGCGGGCGCCGGTATAGTGGGGTATGGACAGGACGGGGATACAGGTCGACACGCTCTACCTCGCCAAACCGCGCGGCTTCTGCGCGGGCGTCGTGATGGCGATTCAGGCGGTCGAGGAGGCTGCCGCGGAGCGGCGCGCGCACGGCGAAGGGTTAGCCGTCTACCACGCCATCGTGCACAACAACACGGTGGTCGAGCGCCTGGAGGCGGAGCACGGTGTGCACTTCGTCGAGGACCTAGCGGAGCTGGCGCCCCTAAGGGAGAAGGCCGCGGCGGCGGGCCGCCCCCTAAGCGAGACGGTCGTCTTTTCGGCGCACGGCGTCTCTCCAGCGGTGCGGCAGGGCGCGCGCGAGCTCGGCCTCGCGACCATCGACGCGACCTGCCCGCTGGTGACCAAAGTCCACTCCGAGGCCAAAAAGTACGCCCGCGAGGGGTTTCACATCCTGCTCATCGGCGACTCGAGCCGCCACCAGGAGGTCATCGGCACCAAAGGGGAGGCCCCCGAGGTGACGACGGTGGTGAGCGTCATCGGCAACCGCAAACACGACCCGGATTTGGCCGACCCCGAGACCGTCACCGTACCCGACCCCGAGAAGGTGGTGGTGCTCACCCAGACGACGCTCTCGGTCGACGACGTGCAGAAGACCATCGCGGTGCTTAAGCGCCGCTTCCCGGCGCTCGTCATCCCCCCGTCGGACGACCTCTGTTACGCCACCAAAAACCGCCAGGACGCGGTGAAGCGCATCGCGCCGCACGTGGACCTCTTCTTGGTCGTGACCAGCGACTACTCTTCGAACGGGATGCGGCTTTTAGAGCTCGCGCACGACCTCACCGGCAACGCGCGGCGTATCGAGAGCGTTCGCGACCTCCGTCCCGAGTGGTTCGAGGGGGTGCGTTCGGTCGGCGTCACCTCGGCGGCCTCGACCCCGGACGATCTGGTGCAGGACCTCGTGGCCTACTTCAGGGGGCACAACGCGGCCTTGCGCGTCGTCGAAGAGGGGGAGTGGGAGAACATCGTCTTCCGCAAACCCAAACGGGTGCCTGCGCCGGTGGCGTAACGCGCCGTGGGGGGGCGCAGGGCCGGTTGCGTACGGAGCACCGCCAGCGGCTGGCGAGGTGGCGTGGTGGTGCGAACTCATCTGCGTCACCGCAGCGAGGTCCGGTAGCCGCGTCGTTCGCTCACGGGACGTAGCCGCAGCACCGAGGCGGTGCGACGCCGCACGCCCGCCGGTTTGTCGCCGCAGGCTTGCGCTGCCAGCTCCTTTAGCTCTATGCTGCGCTCGGGGAGATGGGGTTTCGGGCCGCCCTTGGGGCATCGGCGCACGGGGCGGCGTCCTCGTATGCGGTAAGGAGCACCCTATGCGTCGGCTGCCGGTCTTTCCCCTGTGGTTTTTGTTGCTTCTCGTGCTCGCGGCCTGCGGGGGAAACCCCCCACCGGAGCCCACCCCACCCCAACCGCCAACGCTCCCCGTCGTCCCCAACCCGCCCACGGCGCCTCCAGTCACGCCGCCAACCCCGCCGACCCTGCCCGAACCACCGACCGAACCGCCGACGACCCCTCAGCCCCCTGCAGCCGTTCCCTACAGCGGCATCTGGGCATGGTTCGTGGTGTTTGACGAGACGAACTACGTCTTCGGTGGCCTCTCGGTGACCCAGCTCGAGAGCGCGCCGGTGCTCTTTACCGATTCGGGGGAGGGCCCTTACATCGAGTGTACGGAGACGGCCTGCGCCGACATCCCCAGCGGCATCGGCATCATCGGGACGTACGTCGAGGGCTCGAGCCGCAACCTCGCGACTGCGTTTTTCGACAGCCGACTCGGCGGCCTCCGCTTCGTCGCCTTCGACGCGGACAACCGCCTGGGCAACGAGATCGAGGGACAGGAGACGTTTTTGGGGTCCGGGATCTGGCTGGCGGATGACGGCAGCCAACTCGACGTCGCCGTCGCGCTCGTGCGCGTCCCCGAAGACGTTACCGGCGCGGCGCAGCGCCTAGCGCCCAGCGTCCTTCGTGCAGCTTTGTTCAAGTAACGCGAAAACCGCCAACTCGCGCAGGGGCGCTGTAACATCGCAGCGCCCCTGCCGCCCTTTCGGAGCAGCTCTTCATCACCCGCACACCCTGCTGACGGTCGAATCAGAGCGCCGCTGGCTTCTGTTAGCTTTCGGCTACCGCCTTACGCCGTCAAACTGATAGCGTAGGGCGGCCTGCAGCTTACGCCTCATGACTGTAAGCGAGCTTTTGAACCCCATCAGGGCGCGCGCTGCGGAAAGGGGCATGATCAGCGGGATGTCGCTTCCCCTTAAATCCCCGCAGCAGCTCGAGCTAGGCCATCCCCGTCAAGGGCGCTTAAACGTGTGGGTGACGGCGGCCATTCACGTCAGAGCCCTACAAAGCCGTCACAGGCGACGGTTGTACGCAGTAGCGGTACGCGATCCGTCAGCATTGTAGGGCGTTCCCAATGGTCGCCGCTTCGGTGAGTGTGGGCGACGAAGCTGCGTGGTGTATGGGATGTGTGGGGCAGCGCCGAGCGTAAGCGCAATGGCTCCGTGCTCGTTCTCGGCAGTGCGACCCGCTCCAGCTCGACATTGACGCTTAGTCCATCTGGTCTAGCGACGCTCTCACATGAAAGCCCTGCATGCACCTCCCGAGGGGGTATCGGTAGCCTCTCGTGAAACGATCGGCTGTTGCCCCTATACGCTGCTGCGTTGACGTGGCTACCCGACCTTCCACCCAGTTGTTCGTACGTGTTGGCCCCCGTCGACGCGCGTTGCAGCCCTCGTGCGCCGACCCGCGGCGGCAAGGTGCTCGCTGGAAGCGCCGCTATTTTGTCAGCGAGGCTGCTTTCAAGACGCTTTTGTGGATAAAGGGTGTAAGGTGAGGCTTTGGTGGCGGCGCCCGTAGAGGAGCTGCGCAGAGCCCTCCGTGTGTAGGCGCGCCTTTTAGGGCGCAAGCTGTTACTGCCGCGGCGCTCTGGGTCGGGTGCCGCAACGGTTGTGGACTCGCGTCCCAAGCTAGATGTCCTAGCCCAAGGAGGTTGAGATGATCACCACCACCATCTTCCCGAGCCGCTACGTCCAGGGTTTTCGGGCGACCGAGCGCCTCGGCGAGGCGCTTAAACGCTACGGACAGCGGGCGTTTTTGATCTGCGACCCCTTCGCCCTCGACGAGCTCGTCCCCCGCTTTCGCGAGGCGCTCGAGCGGGAGGTCACGGGGCACTTCGAGCGCTTTGGCGGCGAGAGTTCGGAGGGGGAGATCGGGCGCCTCGCTGACGCGGCGCGCGCGCAAGAGGCCGAGGTCATCGTCGGGATAGGGGGCGGGAAAACGCTCGATACCGCCAAGGCGGTCGCGCACGCCCTCGAGCGTCCCGTCGCGATCGTGCCGACGATCGCCTCGACGGACGCCCCCTGCAGCGCGCTAGCTGTGATCTACTCCCCCGAAGGCGCTTTTGAGCGCTACCTCTTTCTGCCCAAAAACCCCGAGTTGGTCCTTGTCGACACCGATATCATCGTACGGGCCCCCGTTCGCTTTCTGGTCGCCGGTATGGGGGACGCGCTCTCGACGTACTTCGAAGCGGACGCGTGCCGGCAGCGCTACGCGCCCAACATGACCGGCGACCCCGGGTCGGTGACGGCGTACGCCCTCGCCGAGCTGTGCTACCACACGCTTCTCGAGTACGGCCTCGCGGCCAAGACCGCCTGTGAGCGTCAGGCGGTGACGCCTGCATTTGAACGCGTCGTCGAGGCGAACACCCTGCTCAGCGGTCTGGGTTTTGAAAGCGGCGGTTTGGCGGCCTGTCACGCGATTCATAACGGGCTTACCGTGCTACACGAGACGCACGGGGCGTGGCACGGTGAAAAGGTCACTATCGGCGTGCTCGCGCAGCTCTTCTTGTCGGACAAGAGCTGGGCGACCATCGACGAGGTCTACCGCTTCTGCGCCTCGGTCGGGTTGCCGACGACCCTCGAAGACATCGGCCTCAAAGGGGTCGACGATGCGGCGCTGCGGCAGGTGGCCGAGCGCGCGTGCGCCGAAGGGGAGACCATCTACCACGAACCGCGGCCGGTGACGCCGGAGGCGGTAGTCGACGCGCTCAAAGCGGCCGACGCCGAGGGGCGGCGACGGCGCCAACAGGCGTAGACGCGGAAGAAGAGGTTTGTTGCCACGCCGAGCGCGACTGCGCGCTTACACGCTGCTTTGATTTGCTCTGACGACGGAGCGAAGGGGCTAAGGCAGGATAGCGCATGAATCAAGCGGTCTCCTGCGATGGGAGGCGGGCAGCCGCCCGCCTCCGGCTTCTGCCGTGGGGAGCGCGTATGAGAACCACACGCAGTTGACACGACGGTCGTAGGGAGTCTCGTGTCAGCAGAAGGGACCAAGGAGACGTTGTGCGCCCTCTCAGGGATGGAGGCGGCGACGCTCCCAGAGTCTCGGCCCCTCGTGGGGGTTGATGCCCCCTCAGGAATGGGCGTAGCCGTATCGGTATCTCTAGAAGGTGGGTGCTAAACCCGACTAGGGTGGCGGCGTGTCAAACGGGAGGCTGCTTTTAGGCTGCATCAGCTGCAGCTTGTCTCGTGCAACCCGGTAGAGCGCCGCGCGCGCCGCCGCGTACACCGCGCGGTGGTTGGGGAGCGTAGCCCCGCCCTCCCACGTCCCCCTAAGCGCGCGGTAGAGAGCCGAACCGACGTTGACCTTGACGACCCCCAAGGCCCGCGCGGCTGCCAAGTCCTGCGCCGGGATACCGCTCCCGCCGTGGAGCACCAGAGGCGAGCGGAGCAGGTGCGCGAGGGCCTCTAGGC
This window contains:
- a CDS encoding glycerol dehydrogenase; translated protein: MITTTIFPSRYVQGFRATERLGEALKRYGQRAFLICDPFALDELVPRFREALEREVTGHFERFGGESSEGEIGRLADAARAQEAEVIVGIGGGKTLDTAKAVAHALERPVAIVPTIASTDAPCSALAVIYSPEGAFERYLFLPKNPELVLVDTDIIVRAPVRFLVAGMGDALSTYFEADACRQRYAPNMTGDPGSVTAYALAELCYHTLLEYGLAAKTACERQAVTPAFERVVEANTLLSGLGFESGGLAACHAIHNGLTVLHETHGAWHGEKVTIGVLAQLFLSDKSWATIDEVYRFCASVGLPTTLEDIGLKGVDDAALRQVAERACAEGETIYHEPRPVTPEAVVDALKAADAEGRRRRQQA
- the ispH gene encoding 4-hydroxy-3-methylbut-2-enyl diphosphate reductase, yielding MDRTGIQVDTLYLAKPRGFCAGVVMAIQAVEEAAAERRAHGEGLAVYHAIVHNNTVVERLEAEHGVHFVEDLAELAPLREKAAAAGRPLSETVVFSAHGVSPAVRQGARELGLATIDATCPLVTKVHSEAKKYAREGFHILLIGDSSRHQEVIGTKGEAPEVTTVVSVIGNRKHDPDLADPETVTVPDPEKVVVLTQTTLSVDDVQKTIAVLKRRFPALVIPPSDDLCYATKNRQDAVKRIAPHVDLFLVVTSDYSSNGMRLLELAHDLTGNARRIESVRDLRPEWFEGVRSVGVTSAASTPDDLVQDLVAYFRGHNAALRVVEEGEWENIVFRKPKRVPAPVA
- a CDS encoding 1,4-dihydroxy-6-naphthoate synthase codes for the protein MLTLGFSPCPNDCFIFYALAHERVAPELAVQVTLEDVEALNQRARTGALAVTKISYHAFFHLTESYIMLRAGGALGYGVGPLVVTKRPQGSLKGLRVAIPGGLTTANLLLSLFEPEVDKVALRYDRIMPAVAAGEVDAGLIIHESRFTYPDYGLHAHLDLGAWWEAQTGLPLPLGGIMARRDLGEERLARLDEAIQESLRYAYAHPEETKPYVAAHAQELSDRVRQQHIDLYVNALSHDLGETGERAVRELQARAQARGLVPAGREPLFREARA
- a CDS encoding App1 family protein, which codes for MARWRRLIQQTETQVDRLRGRLDARVGDKPLLIQSYLGYGTPERAFLLGRVLEDKGITPSEADASLWENFRGTLKRFRSNEVPHARIGVAVGGALQEIIADDEGHLSTWLPLPPGVAQAGELLSLQLTLLEPQREGTPLEATASVLIPGPGARFGVISDIDDTVLQTGATSLRSLARQVLFGNAHTRLPFEGVAAFYEALGRGRGAEENPLFYVSSSPWNLYDVLVQFMELNDIPLGPLLLRDWGIGATELLPLSHGAHKRHAIEQILTTYPELPFILIGDSGQEDPEIYHQVVHDFPERILALYIRDVSARAGRRESVLALAREVEAAGSFLLLSDDTRAAAEHAALQGWIAAEGVERVAERRAEDLAQPR
- a CDS encoding App1 family protein yields the protein MSALKRLLARFFTELEKDFSTFRTQLGRFRAARPFEVVPYLTFGTPTHLFVRGRVIEEKGLQLATPDASRWRNLSDTYKRFVSTKVPDARVLVSYPGGERELVTDANGYFTGELKLTEAAPAGWCEVSYTLLSPQRQPRGDTPPTPPTAKGFVLIPDARARFGVISDIDDTVVQTDVARWLRVLGTVLFGNAYTRLPFRGVSAFYRALQRGRGAGRNPLFYVSSSPWNLYDLLLEFLDLEQIPLGPLMLRDWRGGAGELFPAGHGDFKGGEIRRILDTYPELPFILIGDSGEQDPEIYGEIVSAYPGRILAVYIRNVSGEARRGAVAQLAERVREMGSKLILADDTLAAAQHAAQEGWIDPQTLAEIRVRKERDTSLFDNAGETVATVIERNVRA
- the rplT gene encoding 50S ribosomal protein L20, yielding MPRAKTGTVRRQKHKKVLKRAKGFWGLRSRSFRIAQQTLLNAADYEYRDRRDKKGDFRRLWIARINAAARQEGLSYSVFVSGLRKAGVEINRKILADLAVQHPDAFKRLVEIAKAA
- the rpmI gene encoding 50S ribosomal protein L35; amino-acid sequence: MPKLKTHKGTKARVKVTGRGKVKAMRSGKRHLNYKKSGKRIRQGRTDLVIAAPDAKRIKALLPYE
- the infC gene encoding translation initiation factor IF-3 — protein: MKFIARELKVNEQIRVRQVRLIGADGQQQGIMETRDALRLAREAELDLALVGEGAQPPVAKLMDYGKYRYELQQQEKEARRKSRQQEMKAIKFRVKIDDHDYETKVNHVRRFLKGGHKVKLTIMFRGRERTHPELGQEILNRVASDVSDIAVVESAPSLAGMDMNMVLGPIKSPAKESPQR